A single Apodemus sylvaticus chromosome 20, mApoSyl1.1, whole genome shotgun sequence DNA region contains:
- the Adamts10 gene encoding A disintegrin and metalloproteinase with thrombospondin motifs 10 isoform X1 has translation MASACQILRWALALGLGLTFKVTQAFRSQDELLSSLESYEIAFPTRVDHNGAMLAFSPPAFRRQRRGAGATAEARLFYKVAAPSTHFLLNLTRSPRLLAGHVSVEYWTREGLAWQRAARAHCLYAGHLQGQAGSSHVAISTCGGLHGLIVADDEEYLIEPLQGGPKGRRGPEESGPHVVYKRSSLRHPHLDTACGVRDEKPWKGRPWWSRTLKPPPARPLGNESERGQLGLKRSVSRERYVETLVVADKMMVAYHGRRDVEQYVLAIMNIVAKLFQDSSLGNIVNILVTRLILLTEDQPTLEITHHAGKSLDSFCKWQKSIVSHSGHGNAIPENGVANHDTAVLITRYDICIYKNKPCGTLGLAPVGGMCERERSCSINEDIGLATAFTIAHEIGHTFGMNHDGVGNGCGARGQDPAKLMAAHITMKTNPFVWSSCSRDYITSFLDSGLGLCLNNRPPRQDFVYPTVAPGQAYDADEQCRFQHGVKSRQCKYGEVCSELWCLSKSNRCITNSIPAAEGTLCQTHTIDKGWCYKRVCVPFGSRPEGVDGAWGPWTPWGDCSRSCGGGVSSSSRHCDSPRPTIGGKYCLGERRRHRSCNTNDCPPGSQDFREMQCSEFDSVPFRGKFYTWKTYRGGGVKACSLTCLAEGFNFYTERAAAVVDGTPCRPDTVDICVSGECKHVGCDRVLGSDLREDKCRVCGGDGSACETIEGVFSPALPGTGYEDVVWIPKGSVHIFIQDLNLSLSHLALKGDQESLLLEGLPGTTQPHRLPLAGTTFHLRQGPDQAQSLEALGPINASLIIMVLAQAELPALRYRFNAPIARDALPPYSWHYAPWTKCSAQCAGGSQVQVVECRNQLDSSAVAPHYCSAHSKLPKRQRACNTEPCPPDWVVGNWSRCSRSCDAGVRSRSVVCQRRVSAAEEKALDDSACPQPRPPVLEACQGPMCPPEWVALDWSECTPSCGPGLRHRVVLCKSADQRSTLPPGHCPPAAKPPSTMRCNLRRCPPARWVASEWGECSTQCGLGQQQRTVRCTSHTGQPSRECTEALRPSTMQQCEAKCDSVVPPGDGPEECKDVNKVAYCPLVLKFQFCSRAYFRQMCCKTCQGR, from the exons ATGGCTTCTGCCTGCCAGATCCTCCGCTGGGCCCTTGCCCTGGGGCTGGGCCTCACATTCAAGGTCACGCAAGCCTTCAGATCTCAAG ATGAGCTCCTGTCCAGTTTGGAGAGCTATGAGATTGCCTTCCCGACTCGCGTGGACCACAACGGGGCGATGCTGGCCTTCTCCCCCCCTGCCTTCCGGAGGCAGCGCCGGGGTGCGGGGGCTACAGCCGAGGCCCGCCTATTCTACAAGGTGGCCGCACCTAGCACTCACTTCCTGCTGAACCTGACCCGCAGCCCCCGGCTCCTGGCAGGGCACGTCTCGGTGGAATACTGGACACGGGAAGGCCTGGCCTGGCAGAGGGCCGCCCGGGCCCACTGCCTCTACGCTGGTCACCTGCAAGGCCAGGCTGGTAGCTCCCACGTGGCCATCAGCACCTGTGGGGGCCTG CATGGTCTGATTGTGGCAGATGATGAAGAGTATCTGATTGAGCCCCTGCAAGGTGGACCCAAAGGTCGCCGTGGCCCAGAAGAGAGTGGTCCCCACGTAGTATACAAGCGTTCCTCTCTGCGTCACCCCCATCTGGACACAGCCTGTGGAGTGAGAG ATGAGAAACCGTGGAAGGGTCGTCCATGGTGGTCGCGCACCCTGAAGCCACCCCCTGCCAGGCCCCTGGGGAACGAATCTGAGCGAGGCCAGCTGGGCCTGAAGAGATCAGTCAGCAGAGAGCGCTATGTGGAGACCCTGGTGGTAGCTGACAAGATGATGGTGGCCTACCATGGGCGGAGAGATGTGGAGCAGTATGTGCTGGCCATCATGAACATT GTTGCCAAACTTTTCCAGGACTCGAGTCTGGGTAACATCGTCAACATCCTCGTCACTCGTCTTATCCTGCTCACCGAGGACCAG CCCACCCTGGAGATCACCCATCATGCCGGGAAGTCCCTGGACAGCTTCTGTAAGTGGCAGAAGTCCATCGTGAGCCACAGCGGCCATGGCAACGCCATCCCGGAAAACGGTGTGGCGAACCACGACACAGCTGTGCTCATCACACG CTATGACATCTGCATCTACAAGAACAAACCCTGTGGCACTCTAG GCCTGGCCCCCGTGGGTGGAATGTGTGAACGTGAGAGAAGCTGTAGTATCAATGAAGATATCGGCCTGGCCACAGCTTTCACCATTGCCCATGAGATCGGGCACAC ATTCGGCATGAATCACGATGGCGTGGGAAACGGCTGCGGGGCCCGTGGTCAGGACCCAGCAAAGCTCATGGCTGCCCACATTACCATGAAGACTAATCCGTTCGTGTGGTCGTCATGTAGCCGAGATTACATCACCAGCTTTCTGGA CTCGGGCCTAGGGCTCTGCTTGAATAACCGGCCTCCCAGACAGGACTTCGTGTACCCAACGGTGGCTCCCGGCCAGGCCTATGACGCTGATGAGCAGTGCCGATTCCAGCATGGAGTCAAATCGCGTCAGTGTAAATACGGG GAGGTATGCAGTGAGCTATGGTGTCTGAGCAAGAGCAATAGGTGCATCACCAATAGCATCCCAGCCGCTGAGGGGACACTGTGCCAAACACACACTATCGACAAAGGG TGGTGCTACAAACGAGTGTGTGTCCCCTTTGGGTCTCGGCCAGAGGGTGTAGACGGGGCCTGGGGCCCGTGGACTCCATGGGGTGACTGCAGCAGGTCATGTGGCGGTGGTGTGTCATCTTCCAGCCGTCACTGCGACAGCCCCAG GCCAACCATTGGGGGCAAGTACTGTCTGGGTGAGAGACGGAGGCACCGGTCCTGCAACACCAAT GACTGTCCACCTGGTTCCCAAGACTTCAGAGAAATGCAGTGTTCTGAATTTGACAGCGTCCCTTTCCGTGGAAAATTCTACACGTGGAAGACATACCGAGGAG GGGGCGTGAAGGCCTGCTCGCTGACCTGCCTAGCAGAAGGCTTCAACTTTTACACGGAGAGAGCAGCCGCTGTGGTGGATGGAACACCCTGCCGCCCTGACACGGTGGACATTTGTGTCAGCGGCGAGTGCAAG CATGTGGGTTGTGACAGGGTCCTGGGTTCTGATCTCCGAGAGGACAAGTGCCGAGTGTGTGGGGGTGATGGCAGTGCCTGTGAGACCATTGAAGGGGTCTTCAGCCCAGCTTTGCCAGGAACTG GGTATGAGGACGTCGTCTGGATCCCCAAAGGCTCGGTCCACATTTTCATCCAAGATCTGAACCTGTCCCTTAGTCATCTGG CCCTAAAAGGGGACCAGGAGTCTCTGCTACTGGAGGGGCTACCTGGGACCACCCAACCTCACCGCCTTCCCCTGGCTGGGACCACATTTCATCTACGGCAGGGGCCAGACCAGGCGCAGAGCCTAGAAGCCCTGGGACCCATTAATGCATCTCTCATCATCATG GTGCTGGCCCAGGCAGAGTTGCCTGCTCTCCGCTACCGCTTCAATGCACCCATTGCCCGGGATGCCCTGCCTCCCTATTCCTGGCACTATGCCCCCTGGACCAAATGCTCAGCCCAGTGTGCAGGCG gcAGCCAGGTCCAAGTTGTGGAGTGCCGAAATCAGCTGGACAGCTCAGCAGTGGCCCCGCACTACTGCAGTGCCCACAGTAAACTGCCCAAGAGGCAGCGCGCCTGCAACACAGAGCCATGCCCACCAGA CTGGGTTGTAGGAAATTGGTCACGCTGCAGCCGGAGCTGTGATGCTGGTGTGCGTAGCCGCTCAGTGGTGTGCCAGCGCCGGGTGTCTGCTGCAGAAGAGAAAGCCTTAGACGACAGTGCCTGTCCACAGCCACGCCCACCCGTGCTGGAGGCCTGCCAAGGCCCGATGTGCCCCCCTGAGTGGGTAGCCCTGGACTGGTCTGAG TGTACCCCAAGCTGCGGGCCTGGTCTCCGCCACCGAGTGGTCCTTTGTAAGAGCGCAGATCAACGATCCACTCTGCCCCCTGGGCACTGCCCTCCTGCAGCCAAGCCACCATCTACTATGCGATGCAACTTGCGCCGCTGCCCTCCTGCCCGCTGGGTGGCCAGTGAGTGGGGTGAG TGTTCCACACAGTGTGGCCTCGGCCAGCAGCAGCGCACAGTGCGCTGCACCAGCCACACCGGCCAGCCATCGCGAGAGTGCACGGAGGCCCTGCGGCCATCCACCATGCAGCAGTGTGAGGCCAAGTGTGACAGTGTGGTGCCGCCAGGAGATGGCCCAGAAG AATGCAAGGATGTGAACAAGGTGGCTTACTGCCCCCTGGTGCTCAAATTTCAGTTCTGTAGCCGAGCCTACTTCCGCCAGATGTGCTGCAAAACCTGCCAAGGCCGCTAG
- the Adamts10 gene encoding A disintegrin and metalloproteinase with thrombospondin motifs 10 isoform X3, whose amino-acid sequence MASACQILRWALALGLGLTFKVTQAFRSQDELLSSLESYEIAFPTRVDHNGAMLAFSPPAFRRQRRGAGATAEARLFYKVAAPSTHFLLNLTRSPRLLAGHVSVEYWTREGLAWQRAARAHCLYAGHLQGQAGSSHVAISTCGGLHGLIVADDEEYLIEPLQGGPKGRRGPEESGPHVVYKRSSLRHPHLDTACGVRDEKPWKGRPWWSRTLKPPPARPLGNESERGQLGLKRSVSRERYVETLVVADKMMVAYHGRRDVEQYVLAIMNIVAKLFQDSSLGNIVNILVTRLILLTEDQPTLEITHHAGKSLDSFCKWQKSIVSHSGHGNAIPENGVANHDTAVLITRYDICIYKNKPCGTLGLAPVGGMCERERSCSINEDIGLATAFTIAHEIGHTFGMNHDGVGNGCGARGQDPAKLMAAHITMKTNPFVWSSCSRDYITSFLDSGLGLCLNNRPPRQDFVYPTVAPGQAYDADEQCRFQHGVKSRQCKYGEVCSELWCLSKSNRCITNSIPAAEGTLCQTHTIDKGWCYKRVCVPFGSRPEGVDGAWGPWTPWGDCSRSCGGGVSSSSRHCDSPRPTIGGKYCLGERRRHRSCNTNDCPPGSQDFREMQCSEFDSVPFRGKFYTWKTYRGGGVKACSLTCLAEGFNFYTERAAAVVDGTPCRPDTVDICVSGECKHVGCDRVLGSDLREDKCRVCGGDGSACETIEGVFSPALPGTGYEDVVWIPKGSVHIFIQDLNLSLSHLGSQVQVVECRNQLDSSAVAPHYCSAHSKLPKRQRACNTEPCPPDWVVGNWSRCSRSCDAGVRSRSVVCQRRVSAAEEKALDDSACPQPRPPVLEACQGPMCPPEWVALDWSECTPSCGPGLRHRVVLCKSADQRSTLPPGHCPPAAKPPSTMRCNLRRCPPARWVASEWGECSTQCGLGQQQRTVRCTSHTGQPSRECTEALRPSTMQQCEAKCDSVVPPGDGPEECKDVNKVAYCPLVLKFQFCSRAYFRQMCCKTCQGR is encoded by the exons ATGGCTTCTGCCTGCCAGATCCTCCGCTGGGCCCTTGCCCTGGGGCTGGGCCTCACATTCAAGGTCACGCAAGCCTTCAGATCTCAAG ATGAGCTCCTGTCCAGTTTGGAGAGCTATGAGATTGCCTTCCCGACTCGCGTGGACCACAACGGGGCGATGCTGGCCTTCTCCCCCCCTGCCTTCCGGAGGCAGCGCCGGGGTGCGGGGGCTACAGCCGAGGCCCGCCTATTCTACAAGGTGGCCGCACCTAGCACTCACTTCCTGCTGAACCTGACCCGCAGCCCCCGGCTCCTGGCAGGGCACGTCTCGGTGGAATACTGGACACGGGAAGGCCTGGCCTGGCAGAGGGCCGCCCGGGCCCACTGCCTCTACGCTGGTCACCTGCAAGGCCAGGCTGGTAGCTCCCACGTGGCCATCAGCACCTGTGGGGGCCTG CATGGTCTGATTGTGGCAGATGATGAAGAGTATCTGATTGAGCCCCTGCAAGGTGGACCCAAAGGTCGCCGTGGCCCAGAAGAGAGTGGTCCCCACGTAGTATACAAGCGTTCCTCTCTGCGTCACCCCCATCTGGACACAGCCTGTGGAGTGAGAG ATGAGAAACCGTGGAAGGGTCGTCCATGGTGGTCGCGCACCCTGAAGCCACCCCCTGCCAGGCCCCTGGGGAACGAATCTGAGCGAGGCCAGCTGGGCCTGAAGAGATCAGTCAGCAGAGAGCGCTATGTGGAGACCCTGGTGGTAGCTGACAAGATGATGGTGGCCTACCATGGGCGGAGAGATGTGGAGCAGTATGTGCTGGCCATCATGAACATT GTTGCCAAACTTTTCCAGGACTCGAGTCTGGGTAACATCGTCAACATCCTCGTCACTCGTCTTATCCTGCTCACCGAGGACCAG CCCACCCTGGAGATCACCCATCATGCCGGGAAGTCCCTGGACAGCTTCTGTAAGTGGCAGAAGTCCATCGTGAGCCACAGCGGCCATGGCAACGCCATCCCGGAAAACGGTGTGGCGAACCACGACACAGCTGTGCTCATCACACG CTATGACATCTGCATCTACAAGAACAAACCCTGTGGCACTCTAG GCCTGGCCCCCGTGGGTGGAATGTGTGAACGTGAGAGAAGCTGTAGTATCAATGAAGATATCGGCCTGGCCACAGCTTTCACCATTGCCCATGAGATCGGGCACAC ATTCGGCATGAATCACGATGGCGTGGGAAACGGCTGCGGGGCCCGTGGTCAGGACCCAGCAAAGCTCATGGCTGCCCACATTACCATGAAGACTAATCCGTTCGTGTGGTCGTCATGTAGCCGAGATTACATCACCAGCTTTCTGGA CTCGGGCCTAGGGCTCTGCTTGAATAACCGGCCTCCCAGACAGGACTTCGTGTACCCAACGGTGGCTCCCGGCCAGGCCTATGACGCTGATGAGCAGTGCCGATTCCAGCATGGAGTCAAATCGCGTCAGTGTAAATACGGG GAGGTATGCAGTGAGCTATGGTGTCTGAGCAAGAGCAATAGGTGCATCACCAATAGCATCCCAGCCGCTGAGGGGACACTGTGCCAAACACACACTATCGACAAAGGG TGGTGCTACAAACGAGTGTGTGTCCCCTTTGGGTCTCGGCCAGAGGGTGTAGACGGGGCCTGGGGCCCGTGGACTCCATGGGGTGACTGCAGCAGGTCATGTGGCGGTGGTGTGTCATCTTCCAGCCGTCACTGCGACAGCCCCAG GCCAACCATTGGGGGCAAGTACTGTCTGGGTGAGAGACGGAGGCACCGGTCCTGCAACACCAAT GACTGTCCACCTGGTTCCCAAGACTTCAGAGAAATGCAGTGTTCTGAATTTGACAGCGTCCCTTTCCGTGGAAAATTCTACACGTGGAAGACATACCGAGGAG GGGGCGTGAAGGCCTGCTCGCTGACCTGCCTAGCAGAAGGCTTCAACTTTTACACGGAGAGAGCAGCCGCTGTGGTGGATGGAACACCCTGCCGCCCTGACACGGTGGACATTTGTGTCAGCGGCGAGTGCAAG CATGTGGGTTGTGACAGGGTCCTGGGTTCTGATCTCCGAGAGGACAAGTGCCGAGTGTGTGGGGGTGATGGCAGTGCCTGTGAGACCATTGAAGGGGTCTTCAGCCCAGCTTTGCCAGGAACTG GGTATGAGGACGTCGTCTGGATCCCCAAAGGCTCGGTCCACATTTTCATCCAAGATCTGAACCTGTCCCTTAGTCATCTGG gcAGCCAGGTCCAAGTTGTGGAGTGCCGAAATCAGCTGGACAGCTCAGCAGTGGCCCCGCACTACTGCAGTGCCCACAGTAAACTGCCCAAGAGGCAGCGCGCCTGCAACACAGAGCCATGCCCACCAGA CTGGGTTGTAGGAAATTGGTCACGCTGCAGCCGGAGCTGTGATGCTGGTGTGCGTAGCCGCTCAGTGGTGTGCCAGCGCCGGGTGTCTGCTGCAGAAGAGAAAGCCTTAGACGACAGTGCCTGTCCACAGCCACGCCCACCCGTGCTGGAGGCCTGCCAAGGCCCGATGTGCCCCCCTGAGTGGGTAGCCCTGGACTGGTCTGAG TGTACCCCAAGCTGCGGGCCTGGTCTCCGCCACCGAGTGGTCCTTTGTAAGAGCGCAGATCAACGATCCACTCTGCCCCCTGGGCACTGCCCTCCTGCAGCCAAGCCACCATCTACTATGCGATGCAACTTGCGCCGCTGCCCTCCTGCCCGCTGGGTGGCCAGTGAGTGGGGTGAG TGTTCCACACAGTGTGGCCTCGGCCAGCAGCAGCGCACAGTGCGCTGCACCAGCCACACCGGCCAGCCATCGCGAGAGTGCACGGAGGCCCTGCGGCCATCCACCATGCAGCAGTGTGAGGCCAAGTGTGACAGTGTGGTGCCGCCAGGAGATGGCCCAGAAG AATGCAAGGATGTGAACAAGGTGGCTTACTGCCCCCTGGTGCTCAAATTTCAGTTCTGTAGCCGAGCCTACTTCCGCCAGATGTGCTGCAAAACCTGCCAAGGCCGCTAG
- the Adamts10 gene encoding A disintegrin and metalloproteinase with thrombospondin motifs 10 isoform X6, with the protein MTLMSSADSSMESNREVCSELWCLSKSNRCITNSIPAAEGTLCQTHTIDKGWCYKRVCVPFGSRPEGVDGAWGPWTPWGDCSRSCGGGVSSSSRHCDSPRPTIGGKYCLGERRRHRSCNTNDCPPGSQDFREMQCSEFDSVPFRGKFYTWKTYRGGGVKACSLTCLAEGFNFYTERAAAVVDGTPCRPDTVDICVSGECKHVGCDRVLGSDLREDKCRVCGGDGSACETIEGVFSPALPGTGYEDVVWIPKGSVHIFIQDLNLSLSHLALKGDQESLLLEGLPGTTQPHRLPLAGTTFHLRQGPDQAQSLEALGPINASLIIMVLAQAELPALRYRFNAPIARDALPPYSWHYAPWTKCSAQCAGGSQVQVVECRNQLDSSAVAPHYCSAHSKLPKRQRACNTEPCPPDWVVGNWSRCSRSCDAGVRSRSVVCQRRVSAAEEKALDDSACPQPRPPVLEACQGPMCPPEWVALDWSECTPSCGPGLRHRVVLCKSADQRSTLPPGHCPPAAKPPSTMRCNLRRCPPARWVASEWGECSTQCGLGQQQRTVRCTSHTGQPSRECTEALRPSTMQQCEAKCDSVVPPGDGPEECKDVNKVAYCPLVLKFQFCSRAYFRQMCCKTCQGR; encoded by the exons ATGACGCTGATGAGCAGTGCCGATTCCAGCATGGAGTCAAATCGC GAGGTATGCAGTGAGCTATGGTGTCTGAGCAAGAGCAATAGGTGCATCACCAATAGCATCCCAGCCGCTGAGGGGACACTGTGCCAAACACACACTATCGACAAAGGG TGGTGCTACAAACGAGTGTGTGTCCCCTTTGGGTCTCGGCCAGAGGGTGTAGACGGGGCCTGGGGCCCGTGGACTCCATGGGGTGACTGCAGCAGGTCATGTGGCGGTGGTGTGTCATCTTCCAGCCGTCACTGCGACAGCCCCAG GCCAACCATTGGGGGCAAGTACTGTCTGGGTGAGAGACGGAGGCACCGGTCCTGCAACACCAAT GACTGTCCACCTGGTTCCCAAGACTTCAGAGAAATGCAGTGTTCTGAATTTGACAGCGTCCCTTTCCGTGGAAAATTCTACACGTGGAAGACATACCGAGGAG GGGGCGTGAAGGCCTGCTCGCTGACCTGCCTAGCAGAAGGCTTCAACTTTTACACGGAGAGAGCAGCCGCTGTGGTGGATGGAACACCCTGCCGCCCTGACACGGTGGACATTTGTGTCAGCGGCGAGTGCAAG CATGTGGGTTGTGACAGGGTCCTGGGTTCTGATCTCCGAGAGGACAAGTGCCGAGTGTGTGGGGGTGATGGCAGTGCCTGTGAGACCATTGAAGGGGTCTTCAGCCCAGCTTTGCCAGGAACTG GGTATGAGGACGTCGTCTGGATCCCCAAAGGCTCGGTCCACATTTTCATCCAAGATCTGAACCTGTCCCTTAGTCATCTGG CCCTAAAAGGGGACCAGGAGTCTCTGCTACTGGAGGGGCTACCTGGGACCACCCAACCTCACCGCCTTCCCCTGGCTGGGACCACATTTCATCTACGGCAGGGGCCAGACCAGGCGCAGAGCCTAGAAGCCCTGGGACCCATTAATGCATCTCTCATCATCATG GTGCTGGCCCAGGCAGAGTTGCCTGCTCTCCGCTACCGCTTCAATGCACCCATTGCCCGGGATGCCCTGCCTCCCTATTCCTGGCACTATGCCCCCTGGACCAAATGCTCAGCCCAGTGTGCAGGCG gcAGCCAGGTCCAAGTTGTGGAGTGCCGAAATCAGCTGGACAGCTCAGCAGTGGCCCCGCACTACTGCAGTGCCCACAGTAAACTGCCCAAGAGGCAGCGCGCCTGCAACACAGAGCCATGCCCACCAGA CTGGGTTGTAGGAAATTGGTCACGCTGCAGCCGGAGCTGTGATGCTGGTGTGCGTAGCCGCTCAGTGGTGTGCCAGCGCCGGGTGTCTGCTGCAGAAGAGAAAGCCTTAGACGACAGTGCCTGTCCACAGCCACGCCCACCCGTGCTGGAGGCCTGCCAAGGCCCGATGTGCCCCCCTGAGTGGGTAGCCCTGGACTGGTCTGAG TGTACCCCAAGCTGCGGGCCTGGTCTCCGCCACCGAGTGGTCCTTTGTAAGAGCGCAGATCAACGATCCACTCTGCCCCCTGGGCACTGCCCTCCTGCAGCCAAGCCACCATCTACTATGCGATGCAACTTGCGCCGCTGCCCTCCTGCCCGCTGGGTGGCCAGTGAGTGGGGTGAG TGTTCCACACAGTGTGGCCTCGGCCAGCAGCAGCGCACAGTGCGCTGCACCAGCCACACCGGCCAGCCATCGCGAGAGTGCACGGAGGCCCTGCGGCCATCCACCATGCAGCAGTGTGAGGCCAAGTGTGACAGTGTGGTGCCGCCAGGAGATGGCCCAGAAG AATGCAAGGATGTGAACAAGGTGGCTTACTGCCCCCTGGTGCTCAAATTTCAGTTCTGTAGCCGAGCCTACTTCCGCCAGATGTGCTGCAAAACCTGCCAAGGCCGCTAG
- the Adamts10 gene encoding A disintegrin and metalloproteinase with thrombospondin motifs 10 isoform X5: MTLMSSADSSMESNRVSEVCSELWCLSKSNRCITNSIPAAEGTLCQTHTIDKGWCYKRVCVPFGSRPEGVDGAWGPWTPWGDCSRSCGGGVSSSSRHCDSPRPTIGGKYCLGERRRHRSCNTNDCPPGSQDFREMQCSEFDSVPFRGKFYTWKTYRGGGVKACSLTCLAEGFNFYTERAAAVVDGTPCRPDTVDICVSGECKHVGCDRVLGSDLREDKCRVCGGDGSACETIEGVFSPALPGTGYEDVVWIPKGSVHIFIQDLNLSLSHLALKGDQESLLLEGLPGTTQPHRLPLAGTTFHLRQGPDQAQSLEALGPINASLIIMVLAQAELPALRYRFNAPIARDALPPYSWHYAPWTKCSAQCAGGSQVQVVECRNQLDSSAVAPHYCSAHSKLPKRQRACNTEPCPPDWVVGNWSRCSRSCDAGVRSRSVVCQRRVSAAEEKALDDSACPQPRPPVLEACQGPMCPPEWVALDWSECTPSCGPGLRHRVVLCKSADQRSTLPPGHCPPAAKPPSTMRCNLRRCPPARWVASEWGECSTQCGLGQQQRTVRCTSHTGQPSRECTEALRPSTMQQCEAKCDSVVPPGDGPEECKDVNKVAYCPLVLKFQFCSRAYFRQMCCKTCQGR; the protein is encoded by the exons ATGACGCTGATGAGCAGTGCCGATTCCAGCATGGAGTCAAATCGCGTCAGT GAGGTATGCAGTGAGCTATGGTGTCTGAGCAAGAGCAATAGGTGCATCACCAATAGCATCCCAGCCGCTGAGGGGACACTGTGCCAAACACACACTATCGACAAAGGG TGGTGCTACAAACGAGTGTGTGTCCCCTTTGGGTCTCGGCCAGAGGGTGTAGACGGGGCCTGGGGCCCGTGGACTCCATGGGGTGACTGCAGCAGGTCATGTGGCGGTGGTGTGTCATCTTCCAGCCGTCACTGCGACAGCCCCAG GCCAACCATTGGGGGCAAGTACTGTCTGGGTGAGAGACGGAGGCACCGGTCCTGCAACACCAAT GACTGTCCACCTGGTTCCCAAGACTTCAGAGAAATGCAGTGTTCTGAATTTGACAGCGTCCCTTTCCGTGGAAAATTCTACACGTGGAAGACATACCGAGGAG GGGGCGTGAAGGCCTGCTCGCTGACCTGCCTAGCAGAAGGCTTCAACTTTTACACGGAGAGAGCAGCCGCTGTGGTGGATGGAACACCCTGCCGCCCTGACACGGTGGACATTTGTGTCAGCGGCGAGTGCAAG CATGTGGGTTGTGACAGGGTCCTGGGTTCTGATCTCCGAGAGGACAAGTGCCGAGTGTGTGGGGGTGATGGCAGTGCCTGTGAGACCATTGAAGGGGTCTTCAGCCCAGCTTTGCCAGGAACTG GGTATGAGGACGTCGTCTGGATCCCCAAAGGCTCGGTCCACATTTTCATCCAAGATCTGAACCTGTCCCTTAGTCATCTGG CCCTAAAAGGGGACCAGGAGTCTCTGCTACTGGAGGGGCTACCTGGGACCACCCAACCTCACCGCCTTCCCCTGGCTGGGACCACATTTCATCTACGGCAGGGGCCAGACCAGGCGCAGAGCCTAGAAGCCCTGGGACCCATTAATGCATCTCTCATCATCATG GTGCTGGCCCAGGCAGAGTTGCCTGCTCTCCGCTACCGCTTCAATGCACCCATTGCCCGGGATGCCCTGCCTCCCTATTCCTGGCACTATGCCCCCTGGACCAAATGCTCAGCCCAGTGTGCAGGCG gcAGCCAGGTCCAAGTTGTGGAGTGCCGAAATCAGCTGGACAGCTCAGCAGTGGCCCCGCACTACTGCAGTGCCCACAGTAAACTGCCCAAGAGGCAGCGCGCCTGCAACACAGAGCCATGCCCACCAGA CTGGGTTGTAGGAAATTGGTCACGCTGCAGCCGGAGCTGTGATGCTGGTGTGCGTAGCCGCTCAGTGGTGTGCCAGCGCCGGGTGTCTGCTGCAGAAGAGAAAGCCTTAGACGACAGTGCCTGTCCACAGCCACGCCCACCCGTGCTGGAGGCCTGCCAAGGCCCGATGTGCCCCCCTGAGTGGGTAGCCCTGGACTGGTCTGAG TGTACCCCAAGCTGCGGGCCTGGTCTCCGCCACCGAGTGGTCCTTTGTAAGAGCGCAGATCAACGATCCACTCTGCCCCCTGGGCACTGCCCTCCTGCAGCCAAGCCACCATCTACTATGCGATGCAACTTGCGCCGCTGCCCTCCTGCCCGCTGGGTGGCCAGTGAGTGGGGTGAG TGTTCCACACAGTGTGGCCTCGGCCAGCAGCAGCGCACAGTGCGCTGCACCAGCCACACCGGCCAGCCATCGCGAGAGTGCACGGAGGCCCTGCGGCCATCCACCATGCAGCAGTGTGAGGCCAAGTGTGACAGTGTGGTGCCGCCAGGAGATGGCCCAGAAG AATGCAAGGATGTGAACAAGGTGGCTTACTGCCCCCTGGTGCTCAAATTTCAGTTCTGTAGCCGAGCCTACTTCCGCCAGATGTGCTGCAAAACCTGCCAAGGCCGCTAG